The following coding sequences lie in one Gemmatimonadota bacterium genomic window:
- a CDS encoding GNAT family N-acetyltransferase yields MFNWLKKLFAPPVEHLPQLEMFRDHLNNLPEIQQITGYATRTYRSGDEAAWCRIMEGNVGSNWTTEKCRAQLIRDPRFRAENLFFITHNDAPIASACAWKTPGQSPETGEVHMVAAHADHRGKGLGHLLNALVLHRLKDLGYQKAHLKTDDWRLPAIKTYLDAGFQPLNTHESHPERWEAIYTQLKKKK; encoded by the coding sequence ATGTTCAACTGGCTCAAAAAACTATTCGCCCCTCCTGTCGAACACCTGCCGCAACTCGAAATGTTTCGCGACCACCTCAATAACCTGCCCGAAATTCAGCAAATTACCGGTTATGCCACACGCACCTATCGTTCGGGTGACGAAGCCGCCTGGTGTCGCATCATGGAAGGCAATGTGGGCAGCAACTGGACGACGGAGAAATGCCGAGCGCAATTGATCCGCGATCCCCGCTTCCGGGCAGAAAACCTCTTTTTCATCACCCACAACGACGCTCCCATAGCCAGCGCGTGTGCCTGGAAAACACCCGGCCAATCGCCGGAAACGGGTGAAGTTCACATGGTCGCCGCGCACGCAGACCACCGCGGCAAAGGACTCGGGCATTTGCTCAACGCCCTCGTCCTCCATCGCTTAAAAGATCTGGGCTATCAAAAAGCACATCTAAAAACCGATGACTGGCGCCTACCGGCCATCAAAACCTACCTCGACGCGGGCTTTCAGCCCCTCAACACCCACGAAAGCCATCCCGAACGCTGGGAAGCCATCTACACCCAGCTCAAAAAGAAAAAATAA